A genomic segment from Roseibium algicola encodes:
- a CDS encoding arylsulfatase: MLTRIVTGLAVAGMACTALSGVAFALDAKKPNILFIVSDDTGYGDTGPYLGGEARGMPTPNIDKLADDGMMFTHFYAQPSCTPGRAAMQTGRIPNRSGMTTVAFQGQGGGLPAAEWTLASVLKTGGYDTYFTGKWHLGEADYALPNAQGYDVMKYVGLYHLNAYTYADPTWFPDMPKDLREMFAKVTKGSLSGKAGEKPTEDFKINGQYVDTPDKGVVGIPYFDGYVEKAGLEFLEEAAKKPDTPFFINVNFMKVHQPNMPAPEFEGKSISKTKYADSVVELDSRIGNLVNKLDELGLSDNTIVFWTTDNGAWQDVYPDAGYTPFRGTKGTVREGGNRVPAIVRWPGHVKPDTKSAAVVGGLDLMATFASAAGITLPTEDREGQPIMFDSYDMTPVWEGSGDSGRKAWFYFTENELSPGAARVGNYKAVFNLRGDDGATTGGLAVDSNLGWKGPDSYVATVPQVFNLLDDPQERYDMFMNNFTERTWYLPVINNEVTELMKSYVKYPPRKLQSETYTGPITLSQYQRFKYVQEALAKDGFSIGLPTGN, encoded by the coding sequence ATGTTGACCAGAATAGTAACCGGACTGGCGGTCGCAGGCATGGCCTGCACAGCGCTGTCAGGTGTCGCCTTCGCGCTAGACGCAAAGAAGCCCAACATCCTCTTCATTGTGTCGGACGACACCGGCTACGGCGACACTGGCCCGTATCTGGGCGGTGAAGCCCGCGGCATGCCGACGCCGAACATCGACAAGCTGGCTGACGACGGCATGATGTTCACGCATTTCTACGCCCAGCCCAGCTGCACGCCGGGACGTGCCGCCATGCAGACAGGCCGTATTCCCAACCGGTCCGGCATGACGACGGTGGCCTTCCAGGGCCAGGGTGGCGGCCTTCCCGCTGCCGAGTGGACATTGGCGTCGGTTCTGAAAACCGGTGGCTACGACACCTATTTCACCGGCAAATGGCACCTTGGTGAAGCGGACTACGCGCTGCCAAATGCCCAGGGCTATGACGTGATGAAATACGTCGGTCTTTACCACCTCAACGCCTACACCTATGCCGATCCGACCTGGTTCCCGGACATGCCGAAGGACCTGCGCGAGATGTTCGCGAAGGTCACAAAGGGGTCGCTCTCCGGCAAGGCCGGTGAAAAGCCGACAGAGGACTTCAAGATCAACGGCCAATACGTCGATACGCCGGACAAGGGTGTGGTCGGTATTCCCTATTTCGATGGCTACGTCGAAAAGGCGGGGCTCGAGTTTCTGGAAGAAGCCGCCAAGAAACCGGACACGCCGTTCTTCATCAACGTCAACTTCATGAAGGTGCACCAGCCGAACATGCCGGCGCCGGAGTTTGAAGGAAAATCGATCTCCAAGACCAAATATGCAGACTCCGTCGTCGAACTGGACAGCCGCATCGGCAATCTGGTCAATAAACTCGACGAGCTCGGTCTGTCCGACAATACGATTGTCTTCTGGACCACGGACAACGGCGCCTGGCAGGACGTTTATCCGGACGCCGGTTACACGCCGTTCCGCGGCACCAAAGGCACCGTGCGTGAAGGCGGCAACCGCGTTCCGGCAATCGTCCGCTGGCCCGGCCACGTCAAACCGGACACGAAAAGTGCCGCTGTTGTCGGCGGTCTCGACCTGATGGCCACTTTCGCTTCTGCCGCCGGCATTACGCTGCCGACCGAAGACCGCGAAGGCCAGCCGATCATGTTCGACAGCTACGACATGACACCTGTGTGGGAAGGTTCCGGAGACTCCGGCCGTAAAGCGTGGTTCTATTTCACCGAGAACGAGCTTTCCCCAGGGGCAGCGCGTGTCGGCAACTACAAGGCCGTTTTCAACCTGCGCGGCGACGATGGCGCAACCACCGGCGGCTTGGCAGTCGACAGCAACCTTGGCTGGAAGGGTCCCGACAGCTATGTTGCTACTGTTCCGCAGGTGTTCAACCTGCTGGACGATCCGCAGGAGCGCTATGACATGTTCATGAACAACTTCACCGAACGCACCTGGTATTTGCCGGTGATCAACAACGAGGTGACGGAACTCATGAAGTCCTACGTCAAATATCCGCCGCGCAAGCTGCAGTCGGAAACCTATACAGGCCCGATCACGCTCAGCCAGTATCAGCGGTTCAAATATGTTCAGGAGGCTCTTGCCAAGGACGGTTTCTCGATCGGCCTGCCGACCGGCAACTGA
- a CDS encoding TIGR02301 family protein: MIKRRMHVFLSRTAVVLALAAMCPVQVVSAQETAIDAPPYEQQLMRLSEIFGALHFLRPLCKESDNPSWRDRMEDFLDAETLDENRRRRFIERFNQGYRGFSVAYRECTEAARLAMGQYLSEGEVIISDVTSRYGR, translated from the coding sequence ATGATCAAACGCCGCATGCACGTTTTCCTGTCCCGGACTGCTGTTGTTCTGGCCCTTGCGGCCATGTGCCCGGTGCAGGTTGTATCGGCGCAGGAAACCGCGATCGACGCGCCCCCTTACGAACAGCAACTCATGCGTCTGTCGGAGATATTCGGAGCGCTGCATTTCCTGCGACCGCTGTGCAAGGAAAGCGATAACCCGAGCTGGCGTGACCGCATGGAAGATTTCCTGGACGCTGAAACGCTGGACGAGAATCGCCGCCGAAGGTTCATTGAGCGGTTTAACCAGGGTTATCGTGGTTTCTCAGTTGCTTACCGAGAGTGCACAGAGGCTGCCCGTCTCGCAATGGGACAGTACTTGAGCGAAGGCGAGGTCATCATCAGCGACGTCACCAGTCGCTATGGTCGGTAA
- a CDS encoding tetratricopeptide repeat protein — translation MRTGRQQIVAAGDVEEFDCPARVREELSRVLQSDHFHATPKRRAMLTFLIEEALAGRADTLKGYAIGLAVFGRDENFDPQSDPIVRLEARRLRHDLDSYYIAEGARNPIRISIPKGQYAPKFHDNLASVTARDGSTTGNDETAGSHVPEEVNASPRSVRTSSRLPWLVAGGAVLFALLVLGAAVVMLFQPAQQVRLEASQPSVMVLPFSVTSTDPEQQILAAGIAEQIMTALSRFPDFRIFWPPSGRKVGETFDPVEIGRQENVAFLISGSVASEGEIVRVGAKLVHSPSKRVLWSGSYDRKRSRTTLLEIEKSIASEIATVAGQPYGVIKSELASNLPAGGEPSNDSFECVLRGYVYRRNFSRQLHAKVQECLNRAVKRDPDYVEAWAMLGWLYLDSARFGLAAEGDKELAFDSALDAASHALSLDGNNILALKALSSINHYMGNIEEGERLAKKALDLNPNDPDTLAQLGWRLAVVGKFEEGIPYLEKAIERTRNAPGWYFHLIAINHLLNGRYAEMLTAAKKGVLDGSGVSWCLVAIAQSKLGNKAAARAALEKMAEVSPGLGRDPGTFLRSHQASEQIVSSLTAGLKEAGWTTPAGQ, via the coding sequence ATGCGGACTGGCAGGCAACAAATAGTTGCAGCGGGAGATGTGGAGGAGTTCGATTGCCCGGCCCGCGTTCGGGAGGAACTATCCCGTGTCCTGCAAAGCGATCATTTTCACGCAACGCCCAAGCGCCGCGCCATGCTGACGTTCCTGATAGAGGAGGCGTTGGCCGGGCGCGCGGACACGCTGAAGGGCTACGCTATCGGATTGGCCGTCTTCGGTCGTGATGAGAACTTTGACCCGCAATCAGACCCGATCGTTCGTCTGGAGGCCCGCCGCCTGCGGCATGATCTGGACAGTTACTACATTGCAGAAGGCGCGCGGAATCCGATCCGCATTTCCATTCCCAAAGGCCAGTATGCGCCGAAGTTTCATGACAATCTGGCCAGTGTGACTGCACGGGACGGCTCGACTACCGGCAACGATGAGACGGCAGGTTCTCATGTGCCCGAAGAGGTCAATGCGTCACCAAGATCTGTGCGAACCTCATCCAGGTTGCCCTGGTTGGTTGCCGGGGGAGCGGTCCTGTTCGCGCTTCTTGTGCTGGGGGCAGCAGTCGTGATGCTCTTTCAGCCGGCACAACAGGTGCGGCTCGAGGCCTCCCAACCTTCCGTGATGGTTCTTCCATTCAGTGTGACGTCGACGGATCCGGAACAACAGATCCTGGCGGCGGGTATTGCCGAGCAGATCATGACTGCATTGAGCCGGTTTCCGGACTTCCGGATCTTTTGGCCTCCATCCGGCAGAAAGGTTGGCGAAACCTTTGACCCGGTTGAAATCGGCCGGCAGGAAAACGTCGCCTTCCTGATTTCCGGGTCTGTCGCCTCGGAAGGCGAGATCGTCCGTGTCGGTGCGAAGCTGGTGCACAGCCCCAGCAAGCGGGTGCTCTGGTCTGGCAGCTACGATCGCAAGCGCAGTCGAACAACCTTGCTGGAAATCGAGAAAAGCATCGCTTCGGAAATTGCGACGGTCGCCGGTCAGCCCTACGGCGTCATCAAGTCGGAACTTGCGAGCAACCTGCCCGCCGGAGGTGAACCGAGCAACGACAGTTTCGAGTGCGTGCTGCGGGGCTACGTTTACCGAAGGAACTTTTCCAGGCAACTGCATGCGAAGGTTCAGGAGTGCCTGAACCGCGCGGTCAAGCGGGATCCGGATTATGTAGAAGCCTGGGCCATGCTGGGCTGGCTCTATCTGGATTCCGCGCGCTTCGGTCTGGCTGCAGAGGGAGACAAGGAACTTGCCTTCGACAGTGCCCTGGACGCCGCGTCACATGCCCTGAGCCTTGATGGCAACAACATTCTCGCACTCAAGGCGCTTTCCTCGATCAATCATTACATGGGAAATATCGAGGAAGGGGAAAGGCTCGCCAAGAAGGCGCTCGATCTCAATCCCAACGATCCGGACACCCTGGCACAGCTGGGTTGGCGACTGGCTGTGGTGGGAAAGTTCGAGGAAGGCATTCCCTATCTGGAAAAGGCGATCGAGCGCACGCGGAACGCGCCGGGCTGGTATTTCCATCTGATTGCCATCAATCATCTGCTGAATGGCCGCTACGCCGAGATGCTGACAGCCGCGAAGAAGGGCGTCCTGGATGGATCCGGGGTGAGCTGGTGTCTCGTCGCAATTGCCCAATCGAAGCTCGGCAACAAGGCAGCAGCTCGTGCTGCGCTGGAAAAGATGGCGGAAGTTTCTCCCGGCCTGGGCCGTGACCCTGGTACCTTCCTGCGCTCCCATCAGGCGAGCGAGCAGATAGTTTCTTCCCTTACGGCAGGACTTAAGGAAGCAGGCTGGACCACCCCTGCCGGACAGTGA
- a CDS encoding LysE family translocator — protein sequence MAIQHAVHGGFRQGVFVGLGAVVADTIFAAAAIFGISAVTNFIEGQFDLIEIVGGALLIIFGIKIWNTHPHLTRNGNPREHGFLADATAAFFMAITNPGAVLAFVAIFGGLGDYRPQTGDHFGALVMVAGVTAGATTWWVLVSASVSHFKSRIDDLWLDRANHIAGFLLVVFGALIYLKLALEAAGVGLIT from the coding sequence ATGGCCATTCAACACGCCGTGCATGGCGGGTTTCGACAGGGTGTCTTCGTGGGGCTGGGGGCTGTCGTTGCCGACACCATCTTTGCGGCTGCTGCGATTTTCGGCATCTCCGCTGTCACCAATTTCATTGAAGGCCAGTTCGACCTCATCGAGATCGTCGGCGGAGCTCTGCTGATCATTTTCGGCATCAAGATCTGGAACACCCATCCGCATCTGACCAGGAACGGCAATCCGAGAGAACATGGATTTTTGGCCGATGCCACCGCAGCCTTTTTCATGGCGATCACCAATCCGGGTGCAGTGCTTGCCTTCGTGGCGATATTTGGCGGTCTCGGAGACTATCGCCCCCAAACGGGGGATCATTTCGGCGCATTGGTGATGGTTGCCGGGGTTACGGCAGGGGCGACCACCTGGTGGGTGCTGGTCTCGGCGTCCGTTTCACACTTCAAGTCGCGCATCGACGATCTCTGGCTGGATCGTGCCAACCATATTGCCGGATTTCTGCTGGTCGTGTTCGGCGCGCTGATCTATCTCAAGCTGGCGCTCGAAGCGGCAGGCGTTGGGCTGATCACGTAG